In Nodosilinea sp. FACHB-141, a single window of DNA contains:
- a CDS encoding oxygenase MpaB family protein, translating into MDRYATLRHIQSLDPERDHSEICCLLAGYEFPWDVTRALEVALLRTFCIPSVSALLDKTGEFRHHAQKRYDDTGIVVSEAFKHGYDSPRGAAFIQRMNAIHRHYAISNHDFLYVLSTFVYEPIRWCDRFGWRPFCEQERLACYYFWRAIGDRMGLQDIPPTYEAFEQFNREFESEHFAYALTNQRVADATRHMLLSWFPAVTRPVVNWGLPCLLDPPLLAALGWQPVPVAVQQLASTALKARSRLLRRLPPRTEPDFFVDQSIRSYPEGYTVEDIGPETLRSRL; encoded by the coding sequence ATGGATCGCTACGCCACCCTACGCCACATCCAAAGCCTCGACCCCGAGCGCGACCACTCCGAAATCTGCTGCCTGCTGGCGGGCTACGAATTCCCCTGGGATGTGACCCGCGCCCTGGAAGTTGCCCTGCTGCGGACATTTTGCATCCCCAGCGTGTCGGCGCTGCTGGATAAAACTGGTGAGTTTCGCCACCACGCCCAAAAGCGCTACGACGACACCGGTATTGTGGTGTCTGAAGCTTTCAAGCACGGCTACGATAGCCCCCGAGGCGCCGCATTTATTCAACGCATGAATGCCATTCACCGCCATTACGCCATTAGCAACCACGACTTCCTCTACGTACTCTCAACCTTTGTGTATGAGCCAATTCGGTGGTGCGATCGCTTCGGCTGGCGGCCTTTCTGCGAGCAAGAGCGACTGGCCTGCTACTATTTCTGGCGGGCGATTGGCGATCGCATGGGCCTTCAAGACATTCCACCAACCTATGAGGCGTTTGAGCAGTTTAACCGCGAGTTTGAGTCTGAGCATTTTGCCTATGCCCTCACCAACCAGCGAGTCGCCGACGCTACCCGCCACATGCTGCTGTCCTGGTTCCCGGCTGTCACCCGGCCGGTGGTGAACTGGGGTCTGCCCTGCCTGCTCGACCCGCCCTTGCTAGCGGCGCTGGGATGGCAGCCGGTGCCGGTGGCGGTGCAGCAGTTGGCCAGCACCGCCCTCAAAGCTCGCAGTCGCCTATTGCGTCGCCTGCCGCCGCGCACCGAGCCCGATTTCTTTGTCGATCAATCCATTCGCAGCTATCCCGAGGGCTACACCGTGGAGGATATTGGGCCAGAAACGTTGCGATCGCGGTTGTAG
- the cobO gene encoding cob(I)yrinic acid a,c-diamide adenosyltransferase → MTQPTDRLDATAAALNQESEAANLSEEQYRRKMQRRQEVQQQRIAERNVEKGLVIINTGNGKGKTTAALGMVLRSLGHGYKVAIVQFIKGAWEPAEKAVLERFGDQLTFQAMGEGFTWDTQDRDRDTQTAQTAWETALSYIRNPEYKTILLDEINIALKHGFLSVDQVVAGLAEKPEMTHVILTGRGAPQALIDQADLVTEMTLVKHPFREQGIKAQPGIEF, encoded by the coding sequence ATGACTCAACCTACCGATCGCCTCGACGCCACCGCCGCTGCCCTCAACCAAGAATCCGAAGCGGCCAACCTGTCAGAGGAGCAGTATCGCCGCAAAATGCAGCGTCGCCAGGAGGTGCAGCAGCAGCGCATCGCCGAGCGCAATGTTGAAAAGGGTTTGGTGATTATCAACACCGGCAACGGTAAGGGCAAAACCACCGCCGCTCTGGGCATGGTGCTGCGCTCCCTCGGCCATGGCTACAAAGTAGCGATCGTGCAGTTTATCAAAGGCGCATGGGAACCGGCGGAGAAGGCAGTGCTGGAGCGGTTTGGCGACCAGCTCACCTTCCAGGCTATGGGCGAAGGGTTTACCTGGGATACGCAGGATCGCGATCGCGACACCCAGACCGCCCAAACCGCTTGGGAAACAGCTCTTTCTTACATTCGTAACCCCGAGTACAAAACCATTCTGCTCGACGAAATTAACATTGCCCTCAAGCACGGTTTTTTGAGCGTTGATCAAGTGGTGGCGGGGCTAGCTGAAAAGCCGGAAATGACCCACGTCATTCTCACCGGGCGAGGCGCACCCCAGGCGCTGATCGACCAAGCCGACCTGGTGACGGAGATGACCCTAGTGAAGCACCCCTTCCGCGAGCAGGGAATTAAAGCCCAGCCGGGCATCGAATTTTAG
- a CDS encoding DUF1517 domain-containing protein, whose product MRDRFSQISGQTRFVVCRIFVHLSGREVAPLLGVLNQTAREAIDSEGDMQVLGDQLVRVCESLLEYETFWQSAANEGDVLWDEGDAGDYVNELFTDSAGRYGSEVGSDSSRSEDFAIPVTQNVVVMLTVASEGEVPELETNLADVTALKAGLKALVNLNYRGTLRAIQIHFSPAQLGDQLTSDQLIENFPELIPL is encoded by the coding sequence TTGCGCGATCGCTTCAGCCAGATTAGCGGACAGACCCGCTTTGTTGTGTGTCGCATTTTTGTGCATCTCTCAGGCAGAGAAGTAGCACCACTCTTGGGTGTGCTTAATCAAACGGCACGTGAGGCGATCGATTCAGAAGGTGATATGCAAGTGTTGGGCGATCAACTCGTGCGGGTTTGTGAAAGCTTGCTGGAGTACGAAACTTTTTGGCAATCGGCAGCCAATGAGGGAGATGTTCTTTGGGATGAAGGTGACGCTGGAGATTATGTCAATGAGTTATTTACCGACTCGGCTGGACGTTATGGCAGCGAAGTAGGCTCTGACTCCAGTAGAAGTGAGGATTTCGCCATTCCTGTGACACAAAATGTGGTTGTCATGCTCACAGTCGCCTCTGAAGGCGAAGTGCCCGAACTAGAAACTAATCTAGCCGACGTCACTGCATTAAAAGCAGGTTTAAAAGCTCTAGTCAACCTAAATTACAGGGGGACTTTAAGAGCGATTCAGATACATTTTTCTCCTGCACAACTGGGAGACCAACTCACATCAGACCAACTGATTGAAAACTTTCCTGAACTCATTCCGCTCTAG